Proteins encoded by one window of Mariniplasma anaerobium:
- a CDS encoding ankyrin repeat domain-containing protein, with protein sequence MNVFIKATQNDLDYVKLNMTHLEMVDEKKKSLLHYAVTGSAIDVIQYLLSLDINVNMTDQHGETPIFDCARKGKVQIAKLLISKFANINVENRVGELPIHLAAFKGNLDMIKLLVQSGAYLNKATSEDKYPVHYAIGGGQHEVIDYILKQSKQNYYLKDTYGDTLLHHATKTNNVMMIDALLNQNLNPNALNDQFETPIFNAVRFGSVETLRLLLASDAYLDIKNRRYESPVDTALIYDKKEILDYLSDYMMSPKYERLKEKQALSIAVLNRDHTNLRKLIERRVPMKKDRLNKTALDYAKEYHLNVFIGLLKEVEI encoded by the coding sequence ATGAATGTCTTCATAAAAGCGACTCAAAATGATTTGGATTATGTTAAATTAAATATGACCCATTTAGAGATGGTTGATGAAAAGAAAAAGAGCTTACTTCATTATGCAGTAACAGGCAGTGCAATTGATGTTATACAGTATCTTTTAAGTTTAGATATTAATGTTAATATGACAGATCAACACGGTGAAACACCAATATTTGATTGTGCTAGAAAAGGTAAGGTGCAAATTGCTAAATTGCTCATTTCTAAGTTCGCAAATATTAATGTTGAAAATAGAGTTGGTGAACTTCCAATTCATTTAGCAGCATTTAAAGGTAACTTAGATATGATTAAATTACTTGTACAATCTGGAGCATACTTAAATAAAGCAACTAGTGAAGATAAATATCCAGTCCATTATGCCATTGGTGGTGGACAACATGAAGTTATAGATTATATCTTAAAACAAAGCAAACAAAACTATTATTTAAAAGATACATATGGAGATACACTTCTTCATCATGCAACTAAAACTAATAATGTAATGATGATTGATGCATTACTTAATCAAAATTTGAATCCAAATGCTTTAAATGATCAATTTGAAACACCAATATTTAATGCAGTTAGATTTGGTTCAGTTGAAACACTTAGATTGTTACTTGCTAGTGATGCATATCTAGACATTAAAAACAGAAGATATGAGTCTCCTGTTGATACTGCACTTATATATGATAAAAAAGAAATACTAGATTATTTAAGTGATTATATGATGTCTCCAAAATATGAACGTTTAAAAGAAAAACAAGCTCTTTCAATTGCAGTTTTAAATAGAGATCATACAAATCTTAGAAAGCTTATTGAAAGAAGAGTTCCAATGAAGAAAGATAGACTTAATAAAACAGCACTAGATTATGCAAAAGAGTATCATTTAAATGTCTTTATTGGGTTGTTAAAAGAAGTTGAAATTTAA